A genomic stretch from Oryzias latipes chromosome 24, ASM223467v1 includes:
- the LOC101161023 gene encoding serine/threonine-protein kinase pdik1l: MEDLYSLEREVGRGSYGVVFEGHVVKTGQRVAIKRLPCSNPECIELYLQELWAMRATAKNHVNVIALHSCLLQTGPRSLKPLRPAKLPLRLVESVLKGRVIGAPPTQESSEVQSDAKRRISSGSRLQDRTNHVQAGTKIQERSNSSDFGTPQRPPSRQRKRSAQREEEEQLGPLPCLALWLVMEYCNGGDLNQYLLSRPPDAQRNHSVVLQLSSAVAFLHGLGITHRDLKPDNVLVCVTPKGPVVKVADFGLSKMSEGPCRQHFSSTCGSDFYMAPEVWGGLSYTAQADIFSLGVMFWAVLERITFLEEGTTHEQLGAYVCKGRSGWLMPLGEALWENADLQPCIPIKFKRAPPLPPPPGPAMCTLLLDMLASDPDARPSADQLEARVRSALEEDSH, encoded by the exons ATGGAGGATCTGTACTCATTGGAAAGGGAGGTGGGTCGAGGCAGCTATGGTGTCGTCTTTGAGGGCCATGTGGTCAAAACGGGACAGAGAGTGGCCATCAAGCGGCTTCCTTGTAGCAACCCTGAGTGCATTGAACTCTACCTGCAGGAGCTGTGGGCCATGAGAGCCACAGCCAAGAACCACGTGAATGTCATTGCTCTCCACAGCTGCCTCCTGCAGACAGGACCTCGGAGCCTAAAGCCCTTAAGGCCGGCGAAGCTGCCTTTGCGGCTGGTTGAGAGTGTGTTGAAGGGTCGCGTGATCGGAGCCCCGCCGACTCAAGAAAGCAGTGAGGTTCAGTCTGACGCCAAGAGGAGGATCAGCTCTGGCTCTCGACTTCAGGACAGGACCAACCATGTCCAGGCTGGCACCAAGATCCAGGAAAGGTCAAACTCCTCTGATTTTGGAACGCCACAAAGACCTCCCAGTAGGCAGAGAAAGAGATCCGCCCAGAGGGAAGAGGAAGAGCAGCTTGGACCACTACCCTGCTTGGCTCTGTGGCTTGTGATGGAGTACTGCAACGGAGGAGACCTGAACCAGTACCTGCTCTCCAGGCCCCCGGATGCCCAGCGTAACCACAGCGTGGTGCTGCAGCTCAGCAGTGCTGTGGCCTTCCTTCATGGTCTGGGAATCACCCACAGAGACCTGAAGCCTGACAACGTTCTGGTCTGTGTGACTCCTAAAGGTCCAGTTGTAAAG GTGGCAGATTTTGGTCTGAGTAAGATGAGTGAAGGCCCGTGTAGGCAGcacttctcctccacctgcGGCTCTGACTTCTACATGGCTCCGGAGGTGTGGGGCGGCCTGAGCTACACCGCCCAGGCGGACATCTTCTCGCTCGGCGTGATGTTCTGGGCCGTGCTGGAGAGAATCACCTTCTTGGAAGAGGGGACGACTCATGAGCAGCTGG GTGCCTACGTCTGCAAAGGCCGCTCCGGATGGCTGATGCCTCTGGGCGAAGCTCTGTGGGAGAACGCCGACCTCCAGCCGTGCATACCGATTAAGTTTAAGAGAGCCCCCCCGCTGCCCCCTCCTCCCGGCCCAGCCATGTGCACCCTCCTCCTAGACATGCTGGCCTCGGACCCGGACGCTCGGCCATCTGCGGACCAGCTGGAGGCCAGAGTGCGCTCTGCCTTGGAAGAGGACTCCCACTGA